One stretch of Fictibacillus sp. b24 DNA includes these proteins:
- the flgL gene encoding flagellar hook-associated protein FlgL: MRVTQNMLSNNMLRNVSNSFQRMGKYQDQLSTGKKISRPSDDPVVAMKGMTYRTSLNQVEQYRRNLSEAYNWMDAADSSLDKATSVLQRVRDLTVQASNGTYEEGQQGMIQKEITQLKEHLASIGNTQVAGKYIFNGNDTKNKPIDLNGSTPTPTDKDPIMLKLSDGINLASNNVNVSTNQNAVEFELSDGIKIPVNINPTNVFSKQLFKDMEDLEAALQNGAPDLDQFLTKIDNHISGIGSERSELGARYNRIELMDSRLSEQEVISSKILSDNEDADIERVITDLKMQESVHRAALAVGSRIIQPSLMDFLR; the protein is encoded by the coding sequence ATGAGAGTTACTCAAAATATGTTAAGCAATAATATGTTGCGAAATGTAAGTAACAGCTTTCAAAGAATGGGAAAATATCAAGATCAGCTTTCGACAGGAAAGAAAATTAGCCGACCTTCTGACGATCCTGTTGTAGCGATGAAAGGTATGACTTATCGAACGTCTCTAAATCAAGTCGAGCAATATCGCCGCAATTTATCAGAAGCATATAACTGGATGGATGCTGCTGACTCGTCACTTGATAAAGCGACAAGTGTCCTTCAGCGTGTACGTGATCTTACTGTTCAAGCAAGCAATGGAACATACGAAGAAGGTCAGCAAGGTATGATACAAAAGGAAATTACTCAGTTGAAAGAACACCTTGCTTCGATTGGAAATACCCAAGTGGCCGGTAAGTATATATTCAACGGTAACGATACGAAAAATAAACCAATTGATTTAAATGGTTCAACCCCTACTCCAACAGATAAGGATCCTATAATGCTGAAACTGTCTGACGGAATTAACTTAGCAAGTAACAACGTCAATGTTTCTACGAATCAAAATGCAGTTGAATTCGAACTATCTGATGGGATTAAAATACCTGTTAACATTAACCCGACAAACGTTTTTTCTAAACAATTGTTTAAAGATATGGAAGATCTAGAGGCTGCTCTACAAAATGGTGCGCCGGATTTGGATCAGTTTCTGACCAAAATTGATAACCATATTTCAGGCATTGGTTCAGAACGTTCTGAACTAGGTGCCCGGTATAACCGAATTGAGTTGATGGACAGCCGTTTAAGTGAACAAGAAGTAATCTCTAGCAAAATTCTATCTGACAATGAAGATGCGGATATTGAAAGAGTGATAACCGATCTAAAGATGCAAGAAAGTGTGCACCGTGCCGCACTGGCTGTTGGGTCAAGAATTATTCAGCCATCACTAATGGACTTTCTCAGATAA
- a CDS encoding DUF6470 family protein, with translation MNFPQLRMQSTKGELGLTITKAVQQIEQPQADMTIRQRSAEMDIETTPGKLIIDQTQAWADMNLMHIFKRIEEYARNGYQDWLSYLAKTSSQGDQLMRIENKGNPLISQAKMNSESPILDYNVGFIPSAFSVKMNYRPAKVNINWKTHQPDINVKVNKPRHHYSPGVVRGKMKQMPSLHIEVIGLNIDQKK, from the coding sequence ATGAACTTTCCTCAATTAAGAATGCAGTCAACAAAAGGTGAATTAGGATTAACCATTACAAAAGCTGTTCAACAGATTGAGCAGCCACAAGCAGATATGACGATTAGACAACGATCAGCGGAGATGGATATTGAGACAACACCAGGAAAACTGATCATCGATCAAACCCAGGCTTGGGCAGATATGAATTTAATGCACATTTTTAAGCGAATCGAAGAGTACGCTCGAAACGGATATCAAGATTGGTTATCTTATCTAGCGAAAACCTCATCTCAGGGAGATCAACTTATGAGGATTGAAAACAAGGGTAACCCATTAATCTCTCAAGCGAAGATGAATAGTGAATCGCCTATTTTAGATTACAATGTAGGATTTATTCCATCTGCCTTTAGCGTTAAAATGAATTATAGACCAGCTAAAGTGAATATTAATTGGAAAACGCATCAGCCAGATATAAACGTAAAAGTCAACAAACCTCGTCATCATTATTCACCAGGTGTCGTACGAGGAAAAATGAAACAGATGCCATCTTTACATATAGAGGTTATAGGATTAAATATTGATCAAAAAAAGTAA
- the fliW gene encoding flagellar assembly protein FliW, whose amino-acid sequence MKLETKFQEVIEIQESDILSFEQGLPGFEHEKQFVLLPIVGTELSLLQSIGTRDLAFITTDPFQFFKTYDFELSKADIESLKLENEKDVFVQVIITVQDPYEKSTANLQAPVVINSKNNLCKQVILTDNHYRTRHKLTESLVRQEG is encoded by the coding sequence ATGAAACTTGAGACGAAATTTCAAGAAGTGATCGAAATACAAGAGTCAGATATATTATCGTTTGAACAAGGTCTGCCAGGATTTGAGCATGAAAAACAATTTGTTTTGCTACCCATAGTAGGTACAGAATTGTCACTGCTTCAGTCAATCGGGACAAGGGATTTAGCCTTTATAACGACTGATCCATTTCAATTTTTTAAAACGTATGACTTTGAGTTAAGTAAAGCAGACATAGAATCTTTAAAGTTAGAAAATGAAAAAGATGTCTTTGTACAAGTAATTATTACAGTCCAAGACCCATATGAAAAATCAACAGCAAATCTTCAAGCTCCTGTTGTAATCAATTCAAAAAATAATCTTTGTAAGCAAGTTATTTTGACAGATAATCATTATAGAACAAGACATAAACTAACAGAATCTCTTGTTAGACAGGAGGGTTAA
- the csrA gene encoding carbon storage regulator CsrA codes for MLVLTRKIQEAIKIGHDIEITVLAVEGDQVKLGINAQRNVEIHRKEIYLSIQEENNQASQTSLDTFKQLKTQKNITKTIKD; via the coding sequence ATGCTAGTATTAACCCGTAAAATACAAGAAGCTATTAAAATTGGTCACGATATTGAGATAACGGTTCTTGCTGTTGAGGGAGACCAAGTTAAACTAGGCATTAATGCTCAAAGAAATGTAGAGATTCATAGAAAAGAAATCTATCTTTCTATACAAGAAGAAAACAATCAAGCATCCCAAACTTCACTAGACACATTCAAACAGTTAAAAACACAAAAAAATATTACTAAAACTATTAAAGATTAA
- a CDS encoding flagellin, with product MRINHNIAALNTHRQLSGANNAQMKSMEKLSSGLRINKAGDDAAGLAISEKMRGQVRGLEQASRNSQDAISMIQTAEGALNETHSILQRMRELAVQGANDTNVTQDRDAIQEELVELKKEIDRIGDTTEFNKQTLLNGGLGGTVDQDATTTTVLAVTGVASATTNGAIADTYTISSGAAGELTMTNSAGTKTQTITNASGAQELNFSDFGITLKTNAGYTADDAVGNVVVNAGSVTFQIGANEDQNLSLNIRNMKTDGVLNLATAGRVDVTDHLAAKASVTNIESAITEVSKERSKLGAYQNRLEHTINNLNTSSENLTAAESRIRDVDMAKEMMEQTKNSILGQAAQAMLAQANQQPQGVLQLLR from the coding sequence ATGAGAATTAATCACAATATCGCAGCTCTTAACACGCATCGTCAATTAAGTGGAGCTAATAATGCTCAAATGAAGTCGATGGAGAAACTCTCTTCTGGTCTTCGTATTAACAAAGCAGGAGACGACGCGGCAGGTCTAGCAATTTCTGAAAAAATGCGTGGACAAGTTAGGGGATTAGAACAAGCATCTCGTAACTCACAAGATGCAATTTCAATGATTCAAACTGCTGAAGGTGCTCTTAACGAAACTCACTCAATCCTTCAACGTATGCGTGAGCTAGCTGTTCAAGGTGCGAATGATACAAACGTAACACAAGATAGAGATGCTATTCAGGAAGAATTAGTTGAATTAAAGAAAGAAATTGACCGTATCGGTGATACAACAGAGTTTAACAAACAGACTTTGCTTAATGGTGGTCTGGGTGGTACTGTTGATCAAGATGCAACAACAACAACTGTATTAGCAGTTACTGGTGTTGCTAGTGCAACAACAAATGGTGCTATTGCAGATACTTATACTATATCTTCAGGTGCTGCTGGTGAATTAACTATGACTAACAGTGCTGGTACAAAAACACAGACAATAACAAACGCTAGTGGTGCTCAAGAATTAAACTTCTCTGATTTTGGAATAACATTAAAAACAAATGCAGGATATACTGCTGATGATGCAGTTGGTAATGTTGTAGTTAATGCTGGTTCAGTTACATTCCAAATTGGTGCTAATGAAGACCAAAATCTAAGTTTAAATATTCGTAACATGAAAACGGATGGTGTGCTTAATCTTGCAACCGCTGGCCGTGTTGACGTTACAGACCACCTTGCAGCAAAAGCTTCAGTTACAAACATTGAAAGTGCTATTACTGAAGTTTCAAAAGAGCGTTCTAAACTGGGTGCATACCAAAACCGTCTGGAGCACACTATCAATAACCTTAACACATCTTCTGAAAACCTAACTGCTGCGGAATCTCGTATTCGTGACGTAGACATGGCGAAAGAAATGATGGAACAAACTAAGAACTCTATTCTTGGACAAGCTGCACAAGCCATGCTTGCACAAGCAAACCAACAACCACAAGGTGTTCTTCAACTTCTTCGTTAA
- a CDS encoding EscU/YscU/HrcU family type III secretion system export apparatus switch protein, producing the protein MNYQFSNQIKRKHVNGQAAAVIRYNEDTGQAPSVVAQGKGDVAKQIISLAQQHDIPLQEDHRLIGELLDMDLGESIPPQLYAVMAEILLLVEELEKKY; encoded by the coding sequence ATGAACTATCAATTCTCTAATCAAATAAAACGGAAACATGTAAACGGACAAGCAGCTGCTGTTATTCGTTATAACGAGGATACAGGACAAGCTCCTTCTGTTGTTGCGCAAGGAAAAGGGGATGTGGCAAAGCAAATTATAAGTCTAGCCCAGCAACATGATATACCGCTGCAAGAAGATCACCGTTTAATTGGTGAGCTGTTAGACATGGACTTAGGTGAAAGCATTCCTCCCCAACTTTATGCGGTTATGGCAGAAATTTTATTATTAGTAGAAGAATTGGAAAAAAAGTATTAA
- the fliS gene encoding flagellar export chaperone FliS: protein MFTEEALHKKSPEELTALLYEAFLSNLEEAKEAIAKKEFTEANTKLQKASDILYRLGAGLNYEAGIIADQLDEVYNYLAESLIQANLTKEVEPIEEAIKLVTAISDAWNEAMEKKTDSLSHTTKQKNKAYEQFAIYE from the coding sequence ATGTTCACGGAAGAAGCCTTGCACAAAAAATCACCTGAAGAGCTGACAGCATTATTGTATGAAGCTTTTCTTAGTAACTTGGAAGAAGCTAAAGAAGCTATTGCAAAAAAAGAATTTACTGAAGCAAATACGAAGCTCCAAAAAGCTAGCGATATCTTATATCGATTGGGCGCAGGTTTAAATTATGAAGCAGGCATTATTGCAGATCAATTGGACGAAGTATACAACTATCTCGCAGAAAGTCTTATTCAAGCTAATCTTACAAAAGAAGTTGAACCGATAGAAGAAGCTATTAAGCTTGTAACGGCAATATCAGATGCTTGGAATGAGGCAATGGAAAAGAAAACAGATAGCCTGTCACATACAACTAAACAAAAGAATAAAGCATACGAACAGTTTGCAATTTACGAATAA
- a CDS encoding flagellin, whose protein sequence is MRINHNIQALNAYRNLSQNQFNTSKSLEKLSSGLRINRAADDAAGLAISEKMRSQIRGLEMSERNALDAISLIQTAEGALNETHSILQRMRELSVQAGNDTLESQDRDAIQAEVDQLTKELDRIAGTTQFNKKELLRGAEGGRAFASVSSTDVNYKGATTNTWEGIVTADPTDKASVELNFGYQVGDLTKANINGKTFTINGKVYEIDIKDDAALSGLNTNSNIAVNVSGWKETGADADGIANINAVLTSLKNAITTNDNTFSTASTIVNATNTDGSDNNSINNGKLTLITNSNMSAEEASKISVSSNVTGLNVYQPGTSTPTTKLYAEQSADLGKTSYVTFGQTPKDGDKLRIDNLEITFTDGTSGAATGFVWSPPKGTARIDITGKSVYDILTDIESVMKTAEANINKPIRDVSAYSIIGNSLQLTTMDTKNGSSFTNNVNSEGLEIQIIDNDFEATAGKDLTLGMQIGPNASERLDITIGVMDTAALGLAFNADGTPIKTPGVDAVKGIDVSSSAAAQVAISAIDNAITMVSAQRSKLGAFQNRLEHTINNLKATNENLTSSESRIRDVDMAMEMTNFTKNNILNQSAQAMLAQANQLPQGILQLLQ, encoded by the coding sequence ATGAGAATTAATCATAACATTCAAGCCTTAAATGCTTACCGTAACCTTTCACAGAATCAATTCAATACATCTAAAAGCTTAGAAAAACTATCATCAGGACTACGCATTAACCGTGCTGCTGATGATGCAGCTGGACTAGCAATCTCAGAAAAAATGCGCTCGCAAATTCGTGGATTAGAGATGTCAGAAAGAAATGCCTTAGATGCAATCTCTTTAATCCAAACGGCTGAGGGAGCTCTTAACGAAACACATTCAATTCTACAAAGAATGCGTGAACTTTCCGTTCAAGCTGGAAATGACACGTTGGAGTCTCAAGATCGTGATGCTATTCAAGCTGAAGTTGATCAGTTAACAAAAGAATTAGATCGCATTGCGGGTACAACACAATTTAACAAAAAGGAATTACTTCGTGGGGCAGAGGGTGGAAGAGCTTTTGCGAGTGTTTCCTCTACAGATGTAAACTATAAAGGTGCCACTACAAACACTTGGGAAGGAATTGTTACTGCAGATCCTACAGATAAAGCAAGTGTAGAATTGAATTTTGGTTATCAGGTTGGTGATTTAACTAAAGCTAATATTAATGGAAAGACTTTTACAATTAACGGTAAAGTGTATGAAATTGATATTAAGGATGATGCTGCTTTATCGGGATTAAATACAAACAGTAATATAGCAGTTAATGTATCTGGCTGGAAAGAAACTGGTGCAGATGCTGACGGAATAGCTAACATCAATGCTGTTCTAACTTCACTTAAAAATGCTATTACAACAAATGACAATACATTTAGCACGGCAAGTACGATTGTAAATGCAACAAATACTGATGGATCAGATAACAACAGTATTAATAATGGAAAGCTTACTTTAATTACAAACAGCAATATGTCTGCTGAAGAAGCTAGTAAAATATCTGTATCTTCGAATGTTACTGGACTTAATGTTTATCAACCAGGTACTAGTACTCCTACGACAAAATTATACGCTGAACAATCAGCTGATTTAGGAAAAACTAGTTATGTTACGTTTGGTCAAACTCCAAAAGATGGAGACAAACTGAGAATTGATAATCTTGAAATAACATTTACGGACGGAACCTCTGGAGCGGCTACAGGTTTTGTGTGGAGCCCACCTAAAGGTACAGCGCGCATTGATATTACAGGGAAATCTGTATACGATATTCTAACTGATATCGAATCTGTAATGAAAACTGCTGAAGCAAATATAAACAAACCAATTCGCGATGTTTCTGCATACTCAATCATTGGAAACAGTCTACAGCTAACTACTATGGACACGAAGAACGGTTCATCGTTTACAAACAATGTAAACAGTGAGGGCTTAGAAATTCAAATCATCGACAATGACTTTGAAGCTACTGCTGGAAAAGATCTTACTCTAGGAATGCAAATCGGACCAAATGCTAGTGAAAGATTGGATATCACGATTGGTGTTATGGATACAGCTGCACTAGGCCTTGCTTTTAATGCAGATGGTACTCCAATTAAAACACCAGGAGTGGATGCAGTAAAAGGAATTGATGTTTCATCATCTGCTGCAGCTCAAGTTGCAATTTCAGCAATCGATAACGCAATTACAATGGTTTCCGCTCAGCGTTCTAAGCTCGGAGCATTTCAGAATCGTTTAGAACATACCATCAATAACTTGAAAGCTACAAACGAAAACTTGACTTCATCTGAATCTCGTATTCGTGATGTAGATATGGCGATGGAAATGACTAACTTTACGAAGAACAACATCT